Proteins found in one Litorihabitans aurantiacus genomic segment:
- a CDS encoding class II fumarate hydratase, translating into MAAETEYRIEHDTMGEVRVPKDATYAAQTQRAVENFPISGTTLSRHHIAALAHIKKAAARANADLGVLETDVAEAIATAADRVVAGELDHDFPVDVFQTGSGTSSNMNTNEVIATLASRTLGRPVHPNDHVNASQSSNDVFPSSIHVAALEAVTNVLLPGLETLAASLEAKAAEFSGVVKSGRTHLMDATPVMLGQEFAGYATQIRYGIARVRATLERLAELPQGGTAVGTGINTPAGFPQKVIGYVAEQTGLPVVEARDHFEAQGAMDSFVETSGALRTVAVSLVKICNDLRWMGSGPRTGLGEIALPDLQPGSSIMPGKVNPVLPEAALQVCAQVIGNDQAIAFSGSTGLFELNVMLPVMARNLLESITLLGNVSRVLAERCVDGITANVERCRELAESSPSIVTPLNRVIGYEAAAAIAKHSVKKGITIREAVIDLGYVERGEVTTEQLDVALDVAAMTTPRN; encoded by the coding sequence ATGGCCGCGGAGACCGAGTACCGCATCGAGCACGACACGATGGGGGAGGTCAGGGTCCCGAAGGACGCCACGTACGCGGCGCAGACCCAGCGGGCCGTGGAGAACTTCCCGATCTCCGGCACGACGCTCTCGCGCCACCACATCGCCGCCCTGGCGCACATCAAGAAGGCGGCCGCGCGGGCGAACGCCGACCTCGGCGTGCTCGAAACGGACGTCGCCGAGGCCATCGCGACGGCGGCCGACCGCGTCGTCGCCGGCGAGCTCGACCACGACTTCCCGGTCGACGTCTTCCAGACCGGGTCCGGCACCTCCTCGAACATGAACACCAACGAGGTCATCGCGACGCTCGCGAGCCGGACCCTCGGACGCCCGGTCCACCCCAACGACCACGTCAACGCCTCGCAGTCGAGCAACGACGTGTTCCCCTCCTCGATCCACGTCGCCGCGCTCGAGGCGGTCACGAACGTCCTGCTCCCCGGCCTGGAGACGCTCGCGGCCTCGCTCGAGGCGAAGGCGGCGGAGTTCTCGGGCGTCGTGAAGTCGGGCCGCACGCACCTCATGGACGCGACGCCCGTCATGCTCGGGCAGGAGTTCGCCGGCTACGCGACGCAGATCCGCTACGGGATCGCACGCGTGCGCGCCACCCTCGAGAGGCTCGCCGAGCTGCCCCAGGGCGGCACCGCCGTCGGGACCGGCATCAACACCCCGGCGGGCTTCCCGCAGAAGGTCATCGGCTACGTGGCCGAGCAGACGGGCCTGCCGGTCGTCGAGGCGCGCGACCACTTCGAGGCCCAGGGCGCGATGGACTCCTTCGTGGAGACGTCCGGCGCGCTGCGCACCGTCGCGGTCTCGCTCGTGAAGATCTGCAACGACCTGCGCTGGATGGGTTCCGGCCCGCGCACCGGCCTCGGCGAGATCGCGCTGCCCGACCTGCAGCCCGGCTCCTCGATCATGCCCGGCAAGGTCAACCCGGTGCTGCCCGAGGCCGCGCTGCAGGTGTGCGCCCAGGTCATCGGCAACGACCAGGCCATCGCGTTCTCCGGCTCCACCGGCCTGTTCGAGCTGAACGTCATGCTGCCCGTGATGGCGCGCAACCTGCTCGAGTCGATCACCCTGCTCGGCAACGTCTCGCGCGTCCTCGCCGAGCGCTGCGTCGACGGGATCACCGCGAACGTCGAGCGCTGCCGGGAGCTGGCGGAGTCCTCGCCGTCGATCGTCACGCCGCTCAACCGCGTCATCGGCTACGAGGCCGCCGCCGCGATCGCCAAGCAC
- a CDS encoding alpha/beta fold hydrolase: MDRSARRRLHLLGGLGPPGGRPALYLHGGPGSGLGPGGYRRRFDPERHLVVGLDQRGCGRSTPWAIDDLENLDAITTDVLIADLEALREHLGVEAWLVHGVSWGSTLALAYALAHPARVTALVLTAVTTGGREEIDWITEGVGRVFPEAWESSRPVCPRMSASSPATRG, from the coding sequence ATGGATCGATCGGCCCGACGGCGCCTGCATCTTCTGGGAGGCCTCGGGCCACCCGGGGGTCGGCCTGCCCTCTACCTGCACGGTGGGCCGGGGAGCGGCCTCGGTCCGGGGGGATATCGGCGGCGGTTCGACCCGGAGCGGCACCTCGTCGTCGGGCTGGACCAGCGTGGGTGCGGGCGCAGCACCCCGTGGGCGATCGACGACCTCGAGAACCTCGACGCCATCACGACGGACGTCCTGATCGCGGACCTCGAGGCGCTGCGGGAGCACCTCGGAGTCGAGGCGTGGCTCGTGCACGGCGTCTCGTGGGGGTCGACCCTCGCCCTCGCGTACGCGCTGGCCCACCCGGCGCGGGTGACGGCGCTGGTGCTCACCGCTGTCACGACCGGTGGGCGGGAGGAGATCGACTGGATCACCGAGGGGGTCGGGCGGGTGTTCCCGGAGGCGTGGGAGAGTTCGCGGCCGGTGTGCCCGCGGATGAGCGCGTCGTCGCCCGCTACGCGCGGCTGA
- a CDS encoding GNAT family acetyltransferase, which yields MELVHLEEGATAKVRSAVVTLWEGCGLTRPWNPPERDLAQAIAGPTSTVVVALEDERMVGSVLAGYDGHRGWLYYLAVDPTRRGAGLARTLVTTAETWLARAGARKVQLMVREGNPAASLYPHLGYERQDTAVYGRWLEG from the coding sequence ATGGAACTGGTGCACCTGGAGGAGGGGGCGACGGCGAAGGTGCGCTCCGCCGTCGTCACCCTGTGGGAGGGGTGCGGCCTGACGCGGCCCTGGAACCCGCCCGAGCGCGACCTCGCGCAGGCGATCGCGGGGCCGACGTCGACCGTCGTCGTCGCGCTCGAGGACGAGCGGATGGTCGGCTCGGTCCTCGCGGGCTACGACGGCCACCGCGGCTGGCTGTACTACCTGGCGGTCGACCCGACGCGGCGCGGGGCCGGCCTCGCCCGCACGCTCGTCACGACGGCGGAGACCTGGCTCGCGCGGGCCGGCGCCCGCAAGGTGCAGCTCATGGTGCGCGAGGGTAACCCGGCGGCGTCGCTGTACCCGCACCTGGGGTACGAGCGGCAGGACACGGCGGTGTACGGGCGCTGGCTCGAGGGCTGA
- a CDS encoding GuaB3 family IMP dehydrogenase-related protein, translated as MSNEIEIGRGKRGRRAYTFDDIAVVPSRRTRTPDDVSVTWQIDAYQVDVPVLAAPMDSVMSPETAIELGRLGGIGVLDLEGLWTRYEDPVPLLEEIATIPAGDATRRMQELYASPIVPELIHERIREIRAAGVTVAGALSPQRTQEHWRTVVAAGVDLFVIRGTTVSAEHVSSEAEPLNLKRFIYELDVPVIVGGAATYTAALHLMRTGAAGVLVGFGGGAANTTRTSLGIHAPMATAVADVAAARRDYLDESGGRYVHVIADGSVGRSGDLVKAIACGADAVMLGAALARATEAPGRGWHWGSEAHHPDLPRGERVRVGTVGTLREVLHGPGGRADGTLNMIGALRKAMATTGFSDVKEFQRVEVVVSPYAPR; from the coding sequence GTGAGCAACGAGATCGAGATCGGCCGCGGCAAGCGTGGGCGTCGCGCCTACACCTTCGACGACATCGCCGTCGTGCCCAGCAGGCGCACCCGCACCCCGGACGACGTCTCGGTGACGTGGCAGATCGACGCCTACCAGGTCGACGTCCCGGTCCTCGCGGCGCCGATGGACTCGGTGATGAGCCCGGAGACCGCGATCGAGCTCGGCCGTCTCGGCGGCATCGGCGTGCTCGACCTCGAGGGCCTGTGGACGCGCTACGAGGACCCGGTGCCGCTGCTCGAGGAGATCGCGACGATCCCCGCGGGTGACGCCACGCGCCGGATGCAGGAGCTGTACGCCTCGCCGATCGTGCCCGAGCTGATCCACGAGCGGATCCGCGAGATCAGGGCGGCGGGCGTGACCGTCGCCGGCGCCCTCTCGCCGCAGCGCACGCAGGAGCACTGGCGCACCGTGGTGGCGGCCGGCGTCGACCTCTTCGTCATCCGCGGCACGACCGTCTCGGCCGAGCACGTCTCCTCCGAGGCGGAGCCGCTGAACCTCAAGCGCTTCATCTACGAGCTCGACGTGCCGGTGATCGTCGGCGGCGCCGCCACCTACACCGCCGCGCTGCACCTGATGCGCACCGGTGCGGCGGGCGTGCTCGTCGGTTTCGGCGGGGGAGCGGCCAACACCACCCGCACGAGCCTCGGAATCCACGCCCCGATGGCGACGGCGGTCGCCGACGTCGCGGCTGCGCGCCGCGACTACCTCGACGAGTCCGGCGGCCGGTACGTGCACGTGATCGCGGACGGCAGCGTCGGGCGCAGCGGCGACCTGGTCAAGGCGATCGCGTGCGGCGCCGACGCCGTGATGCTCGGGGCCGCGCTCGCGCGTGCGACGGAGGCGCCGGGCCGCGGCTGGCACTGGGGCTCCGAGGCGCACCACCCCGACCTGCCGCGCGGCGAGCGCGTGCGCGTGGGCACCGTGGGCACGCTGCGCGAGGTGCTGCACGGCCCCGGCGGGCGGGCCGACGGCACGCTGAACATGATCGGCGCGCTGCGCAAGGCGATGGCCACGACCGGGTTCTCCGACGTCAAGGAGTTCCAGCGCGTCGAGGTCGTGGTGTCGCCCTACGCGCCGCGCTGA
- a CDS encoding exonuclease domain-containing protein — MATSGWTTGRVLGFDTETTGVDVANDRIVTAALVMREGLAGLSRTRTWIIDPGVEIPEAASAIHGVTTAYAREHGRPPREVLEELAQALAGAMADGVPVVAFNATFDLTILEHELARHDLPTLTDRLGRAPGPAVDPLVLDRALDRYRPGKRRLGNLAEHYGVVATGELHAADVDVDATLDVLGALVRRFPELAEVPLTAMHERQIRAHHAWARGFNAWLRENGYDRPRPTAAGRCRAPTPCPRRCWPRSCSGPGPRRPPSAWTCPPARPP; from the coding sequence ATGGCGACGAGCGGGTGGACCACGGGCAGGGTGCTCGGCTTCGACACGGAGACGACCGGGGTCGACGTCGCGAACGACCGCATCGTGACGGCGGCGCTCGTGATGCGCGAGGGGCTCGCCGGGCTCTCGCGGACCCGCACCTGGATCATCGACCCCGGGGTCGAGATCCCCGAGGCCGCCTCGGCGATCCACGGGGTGACGACGGCGTACGCCCGCGAGCACGGCCGGCCGCCCCGCGAGGTGCTCGAGGAGCTCGCGCAGGCCCTCGCCGGGGCGATGGCCGATGGCGTGCCGGTCGTCGCGTTCAACGCCACGTTCGACCTCACGATCCTCGAGCACGAGCTCGCGCGGCACGACCTGCCCACGCTGACCGACCGGCTCGGGCGCGCGCCCGGCCCCGCGGTCGACCCCCTCGTGCTCGACCGGGCGCTCGACCGCTACCGTCCCGGCAAGCGCCGGCTCGGCAACCTCGCGGAGCACTACGGCGTCGTCGCCACCGGTGAGCTGCACGCGGCCGACGTCGACGTCGACGCCACCCTGGACGTGCTCGGCGCCCTGGTGCGGCGCTTCCCCGAGCTGGCCGAGGTGCCGCTGACCGCGATGCACGAGCGCCAGATCCGCGCCCACCACGCGTGGGCCCGCGGGTTCAACGCCTGGCTGCGCGAGAACGGCTACGACCGCCCCCGGCCGACGGCAGCTGGCCGCTGCAGGGCGCCTACGCCCTGCCCGAGGAGGTGCTGGCCGAGATCGTGCAGCGGGCCCGGGCCGCGGCGACCGCCCAGCGCGTGGACCTGCCCACCGGCGCGGCCCCCGTGA
- a CDS encoding M20/M25/M40 family metallo-hydrolase has protein sequence MPDRARLWAELRSTEADWLTGARRRVVEAIGAEASARGVDLVAEWLSDQDPVRADPLVQDLIGAGADALGLSWQAVPSGAGHDAAHLAHLGPMGMIFVPSVGGRSHCPEELTEIDDVVQGIQVLAATLVAMDERPAAAR, from the coding sequence GTGCCCGACCGCGCCCGGCTGTGGGCCGAGCTGCGCTCGACCGAGGCGGACTGGCTGACCGGGGCGCGCCGTCGCGTGGTCGAGGCGATCGGGGCGGAGGCGTCGGCGCGCGGCGTCGACCTCGTGGCGGAGTGGCTCAGCGACCAGGATCCCGTCCGCGCGGATCCGCTCGTGCAGGACCTCATCGGTGCCGGGGCGGACGCGCTGGGGCTGTCGTGGCAGGCGGTGCCCTCGGGGGCCGGGCACGACGCCGCGCACCTGGCGCACCTCGGCCCGATGGGGATGATCTTCGTGCCCTCGGTCGGCGGGCGGAGCCACTGCCCGGAGGAGCTGACCGAGATCGACGACGTCGTCCAGGGCATCCAGGTGCTGGCGGCCACGCTGGTCGCGATGGACGAACGGCCCGCCGCGGCGCGCTGA
- a CDS encoding hydantoinase/carbamoylase family amidase: MSLVDPALLAPEPERVAAAIAHLAGSYTESAQPGWTRRLFSDAYRASRQWTLAHMRDAGLEARIDAAGNVVGVLPGRDRSAPPLMTGSHTDTVHGGGRFDGIVGVVGAVEVARLLRESGRPLARDLVVVDFLGEEANPFGVSCLGSRSIAGLLERDHLDRIGEDGTRLGDAMTAFGLDPAAAVGQAWAPGSLHGYVELHVEQGPVLQDSGTAIGVVTAIAGIDRLLARFSGRADHAGTMPMDRRHDALAAAAAAVVAIEREGAARRCTASRPWVGSRPSRARSTSCPTAPGCGPSCARPRRTG; encoded by the coding sequence GTGAGCCTCGTCGACCCCGCCCTCCTGGCGCCCGAGCCCGAGCGGGTGGCCGCCGCGATCGCGCACCTGGCGGGGTCGTACACGGAGTCCGCGCAGCCGGGCTGGACCCGGCGTCTGTTCTCCGACGCCTACCGGGCCTCCCGTCAGTGGACGCTCGCGCACATGCGCGACGCGGGGCTCGAGGCGCGCATCGACGCGGCGGGCAACGTCGTCGGCGTCCTGCCCGGGAGGGACCGGTCGGCCCCGCCGCTCATGACCGGGTCGCACACCGACACGGTGCACGGCGGCGGCCGGTTCGACGGGATCGTCGGCGTGGTCGGCGCCGTCGAGGTGGCGCGGCTCCTGCGCGAGAGCGGTCGGCCGCTCGCCCGCGACCTCGTGGTGGTCGACTTCCTCGGCGAGGAGGCCAACCCGTTCGGCGTCTCGTGCCTGGGCTCTCGATCGATCGCCGGTCTGCTCGAGCGCGACCACCTCGACCGGATCGGCGAGGACGGCACCCGGCTCGGGGACGCGATGACGGCGTTCGGCCTCGACCCGGCGGCGGCGGTCGGGCAGGCGTGGGCGCCGGGGTCGCTGCACGGGTACGTCGAGCTGCACGTCGAGCAGGGGCCGGTGCTGCAGGACTCGGGGACGGCGATCGGCGTCGTCACGGCGATCGCCGGGATCGACCGCTTGCTGGCCCGGTTCTCGGGGCGGGCGGACCACGCGGGGACGATGCCGATGGACCGCCGGCACGACGCCCTCGCGGCCGCGGCGGCCGCCGTCGTCGCGATCGAGCGCGAGGGTGCGGCGCGCCGGTGCACGGCGTCTCGACCGTGGGTCGGCTCGAGGCCGAGCCGGGCGCGTTCAACGTCGTGCCCGACCGCGCCCGGCTGTGGGCCGAGCTGCGCTCGACCGAGGCGGACTGGCTGA
- a CDS encoding ABC transporter permease, protein MFAEFFTYLADGANWAGSTGIPARLGEHLYYSVLALAVGALIAVPLGLVIGHTGRGEGIIVGLANTMRALPSLGLMTLLVLLMSSTLIPPITALVALAVPPLLAGVYAGIANVDRSAVDAANAMGMTQWQVLWRVEVPNALPLVVGGLRGATLQVVATATIAAFVNLGGLGRYIFDGLALYDYTRVLVGAVLVTALALVLDGLLALVVRLVQPGSGRLAVRDAALLAAIDSRVAGPAAVTASVSADGAGPRDGADGDGADADPAGASAPRRS, encoded by the coding sequence ATGTTCGCTGAGTTCTTCACCTACCTGGCCGACGGCGCGAACTGGGCCGGCAGCACCGGCATCCCGGCGCGGCTGGGTGAGCACCTGTACTACTCGGTGCTGGCGCTGGCCGTCGGCGCGCTCATCGCCGTCCCGCTCGGGCTCGTGATCGGGCACACCGGCAGGGGCGAGGGCATCATCGTCGGACTCGCCAACACGATGCGCGCGCTGCCCAGCCTCGGTCTGATGACGCTGCTCGTGCTCCTCATGAGCTCGACCCTCATCCCGCCGATCACGGCGCTCGTGGCGCTCGCCGTCCCGCCGCTGCTCGCCGGGGTGTACGCGGGGATCGCGAACGTGGACCGCAGCGCCGTCGACGCCGCGAACGCGATGGGCATGACGCAGTGGCAGGTGCTGTGGCGCGTCGAGGTGCCGAACGCGCTCCCGCTCGTGGTCGGGGGCCTGCGCGGGGCCACGCTCCAGGTCGTGGCGACGGCGACGATCGCCGCGTTCGTCAACCTCGGCGGGCTCGGCCGGTACATCTTCGACGGGCTCGCGCTCTACGACTACACCCGCGTCCTGGTGGGCGCCGTGCTGGTGACGGCGCTCGCCCTGGTGCTCGACGGGCTGCTGGCGCTCGTCGTCCGGCTCGTGCAGCCGGGGTCGGGGCGGCTCGCGGTGCGCGACGCGGCCCTGCTCGCGGCGATCGACAGCCGCGTGGCCGGGCCGGCCGCGGTCACGGCGTCGGTCTCGGCCGACGGGGCGGGGCCGCGGGACGGGGCGGACGGCGACGGTGCCGATGCGGATCCGGCCGGGGCGTCGGCACCGCGCCGCTCGTGA
- a CDS encoding ABC transporter permease yields the protein MNLWGVRNWEVVQGYLLDHLYLAVVPTVIGVALALPIGLLLRDRRRSRTVAIVISSAIFTIPSLALFVVLPAVIGTRVLDPINVVVALTLYTVALSVRTTFEALDAVPASTREAATAIGYSSWRRALAVDLPLSIPVLVAGTRVVAVTNVSMVSVGAVIGIGGLGQLFTSGYQRDFPEQILTGLVLILALAIVFDRVIALIGRALTPWIRGSSLRASERRLRALAQKLPEVGRLREAARDVR from the coding sequence GTGAACCTCTGGGGAGTACGCAACTGGGAGGTGGTGCAGGGCTACCTGCTCGACCACCTCTACCTCGCCGTCGTCCCGACGGTCATCGGGGTCGCGCTGGCGCTGCCGATCGGCCTGCTGCTGCGCGACCGGCGCCGCAGCCGCACCGTGGCCATCGTGATCTCGAGCGCGATCTTCACGATCCCGTCGCTCGCGCTGTTCGTGGTGCTGCCCGCCGTGATCGGGACGCGGGTGCTCGATCCGATCAACGTCGTGGTCGCCCTGACCCTCTACACGGTGGCGCTCTCGGTGCGCACGACGTTCGAGGCGCTCGACGCGGTTCCCGCGTCCACGCGTGAGGCGGCCACGGCCATCGGCTACTCCTCGTGGCGGCGCGCGCTCGCCGTCGACCTCCCGCTCTCGATCCCGGTGCTCGTGGCCGGTACGCGCGTCGTGGCGGTCACCAACGTCTCGATGGTCTCGGTCGGCGCGGTGATCGGCATCGGTGGGCTCGGGCAGCTGTTCACCTCCGGCTACCAGCGCGACTTCCCCGAGCAGATCCTCACCGGGCTCGTGCTGATCCTGGCGCTGGCGATCGTGTTCGACCGGGTGATCGCCCTGATCGGCCGGGCCCTGACCCCCTGGATCCGCGGATCGAGCCTGCGGGCCTCCGAGCGCCGCCTGCGCGCGCTCGCCCAGAAGCTCCCCGAGGTCGGACGACTGCGAGAGGCGGCGCGCGATGTTCGCTGA
- a CDS encoding ATP-binding cassette domain-containing protein: MITFEHVTKQFPDGTIGVDDLNLEIADGSFTVFVGPSGCGKTTSMRMINRMIDPTDGVITVGGEDIRTVRPTRLRLGIGYVIQNAGLMPHRTVVDNVATVLVLQGTPKRKARIAALEAMERVGLDLKMATRYPAQLSGGQQQRVGVARALAADPPILLMDEPFSAVDPVVRDDLQREMLRLQSELKKTIVFVTHDIDEAVRLGDRVAVFGTGGVLQQIDTPENVLTRPANDFVTGLVGRDRGFRAMSFHPAAGLPVLDVETVALGDVENLPTLPAGAWVLAVDDARRPLGWVNATRQTLAAQHGAAALAPLGSLTTPERTLRQSLDAVLSSPSEQGVVVDDGGRLLGVVTAPDVLAALARQKDAAGDDVVLRDAPVAPADATQDALS; this comes from the coding sequence ATGATCACGTTCGAGCACGTCACCAAGCAGTTCCCCGACGGGACGATCGGTGTCGACGACCTGAACCTGGAGATCGCCGACGGGTCCTTCACGGTCTTCGTCGGCCCCTCCGGCTGCGGCAAGACGACGTCGATGCGGATGATCAACCGCATGATCGACCCGACCGACGGCGTCATCACCGTGGGCGGCGAGGACATCCGCACCGTGCGCCCCACGCGGCTCCGGCTCGGGATCGGCTACGTCATCCAGAACGCCGGCCTGATGCCGCACCGGACGGTGGTCGACAACGTCGCCACGGTGCTCGTGCTCCAGGGCACGCCGAAGCGCAAGGCGCGCATCGCGGCGCTCGAGGCGATGGAGCGCGTCGGTCTCGACCTCAAGATGGCCACGCGCTACCCGGCCCAGCTCTCCGGCGGTCAGCAGCAGCGCGTCGGGGTCGCGCGGGCCCTGGCCGCCGACCCGCCGATCCTGCTGATGGACGAGCCGTTCTCCGCCGTCGACCCGGTGGTGCGCGACGACCTGCAGCGCGAGATGCTCCGCCTGCAGTCGGAGCTGAAGAAGACGATCGTGTTCGTCACTCACGACATCGACGAGGCCGTGCGCCTGGGCGACCGCGTCGCGGTGTTCGGCACCGGCGGCGTGCTGCAGCAGATCGACACCCCCGAGAACGTCCTGACGCGGCCCGCCAACGACTTCGTCACCGGGCTCGTGGGGCGCGACCGCGGGTTCCGCGCGATGTCGTTCCACCCCGCCGCCGGGCTGCCCGTCCTCGACGTCGAGACCGTGGCCCTCGGTGACGTCGAGAACCTCCCGACCCTGCCGGCGGGGGCCTGGGTGCTCGCGGTCGACGACGCCCGCCGCCCCCTCGGCTGGGTCAACGCCACGCGGCAGACGCTCGCGGCGCAGCACGGCGCCGCCGCCCTCGCGCCGCTCGGGTCGCTGACGACGCCGGAGCGCACGCTGCGCCAGTCGCTCGACGCCGTGCTGTCCTCGCCCTCGGAGCAGGGCGTGGTGGTCGACGACGGCGGTCGCCTCCTCGGCGTCGTCACCGCGCCGGACGTGCTCGCCGCCCTGGCGCGTCAGAAGGACGCGGCGGGTGACGACGTCGTGCTCCGCGACGCGCCCGTGGCACCGGCCGACGCGACGCAGGACGCGCTCTCGTGA
- a CDS encoding aromatic amino acid ammonia-lyase, with product MSLDHRPAAAEPVRPGGPSGAHAAGPSGHGAAAGRTVIELGTARLTPSEVALVAVGGASVRAPRETIATLTRARAVIESVLTSGVPSYGVNRGLGPMRDQEIPAELQQEFQQFVLASHAAGVGEALSPAQSRAILAARLAGLAQGGSGISVSTFEALVALVEADITPVVTRFGSVGAADLAPLAAIGAVLVGRGSTFGPGGERVPGGEALAAAGLAPVALGPKDALALVGANSASIGLACLASLQLDTLVCSTDLVAAMTVEALGASLAPFDEIVAEARPLPGQVASAAAVREATAGGDLAQGRIATVSLQDALSVRTVPQVHGVLHQVASDLREILTVELNSPTDNPLVDVEAGVVRPTGNFSVLELAIAAESTRLVLAHVGMLAERRIASLVQRVRSDRPLVDQITAASSTGGFLPPVILANTASQIVVRLKHLANPLSTAGTTVGDGVEDHSSQAFAAVLATIDALEATEILLAIEALLATDALTADIERRGASGPSGASDAPGTHRRLGAGVHGLHGAVAQLLHSLDSREVAHDVIERVRPLVAIAATATSSRAVRDATWHAQHEHLSDTTPADLVDDPGALRHRLRGSP from the coding sequence ATGAGTCTCGACCACCGTCCGGCCGCAGCGGAGCCGGTACGCCCGGGTGGGCCGAGCGGCGCGCACGCCGCCGGTCCATCCGGGCACGGTGCTGCCGCCGGCCGGACGGTCATCGAGCTCGGGACGGCGCGCCTGACACCCAGCGAGGTGGCGCTCGTCGCGGTGGGTGGGGCGAGCGTCCGGGCACCCCGCGAGACCATCGCCACCCTCACGCGGGCCCGCGCCGTGATCGAGAGCGTCCTGACCTCGGGAGTGCCGAGCTACGGCGTCAACCGGGGCCTGGGGCCGATGCGCGACCAGGAGATCCCGGCTGAGCTGCAGCAGGAGTTCCAGCAGTTCGTGCTGGCCTCGCACGCCGCGGGCGTGGGCGAGGCCCTCAGCCCCGCCCAGTCGCGGGCGATCCTCGCGGCCCGCCTGGCCGGTCTGGCGCAGGGCGGATCGGGGATCTCGGTCTCCACCTTCGAGGCCCTGGTCGCCCTCGTCGAGGCGGACATCACCCCGGTCGTGACGCGGTTCGGATCCGTCGGCGCGGCCGACCTCGCGCCGCTCGCCGCGATCGGCGCGGTGCTCGTGGGCCGCGGCAGCACCTTCGGCCCCGGCGGTGAGCGCGTCCCCGGCGGCGAGGCGCTCGCGGCTGCGGGCCTGGCGCCCGTCGCGCTCGGGCCCAAGGACGCCCTCGCGCTGGTCGGCGCCAACTCCGCCTCGATCGGGCTGGCCTGCCTCGCCTCGCTGCAGCTGGACACGCTCGTGTGCTCGACGGACCTCGTGGCGGCGATGACCGTCGAGGCGCTCGGCGCCAGCCTGGCGCCGTTCGACGAGATCGTCGCCGAGGCGCGGCCGCTGCCCGGGCAGGTGGCCTCGGCGGCCGCGGTGCGCGAGGCGACGGCGGGCGGGGACCTGGCGCAGGGCCGGATCGCCACCGTGTCGCTGCAGGACGCGCTGTCGGTGCGCACGGTCCCGCAGGTCCACGGCGTGCTGCACCAGGTGGCCTCCGACCTGCGCGAGATCCTCACCGTCGAGCTGAACTCGCCCACCGACAACCCGCTGGTCGACGTCGAGGCCGGCGTGGTGCGCCCCACCGGCAACTTCTCCGTCCTCGAGCTCGCGATCGCGGCCGAGTCCACCCGCCTCGTCCTGGCCCACGTCGGGATGCTGGCGGAGCGGCGCATCGCCTCGCTCGTGCAGCGGGTGCGGTCCGACCGGCCGCTCGTGGACCAGATCACCGCCGCGAGCTCGACCGGCGGCTTCCTGCCGCCGGTCATCCTCGCCAACACCGCGTCGCAGATCGTGGTGCGCCTCAAGCACCTGGCGAACCCGCTCTCGACCGCGGGCACGACCGTCGGCGACGGCGTGGAGGACCACAGCTCGCAGGCCTTCGCCGCCGTGCTCGCCACGATCGACGCCCTGGAGGCGACCGAGATCCTCCTGGCGATCGAGGCGCTCCTGGCGACCGACGCGCTGACGGCCGACATCGAGCGACGCGGTGCGTCCGGCCCATCCGGCGCGTCTGACGCCCCCGGCACGCACCGGCGCCTCGGGGCCGGGGTGCACGGGCTGCACGGCGCCGTCGCGCAGCTGCTGCACTCCCTGGACTCCCGGGAGGTGGCGCACGACGTCATCGAGCGCGTACGCCCCCTGGTCGCCATCGCCGCGACCGCGACCTCCTCGCGCGCCGTGCGCGACGCGACCTGGCACGCCCAGCACGAACACCTGTCCGACACCACCCCGGCCGACCTCGTCGACGACCCCGGTGCCCTGCGGCACCGCCTGAGAGGATCCCCATGA